A single Providencia manganoxydans DNA region contains:
- a CDS encoding fimbria/pilus periplasmic chaperone, producing the protein MKMNNIALFTTTMTLTAVLCSEANAAIALDRTRVIFNGNEKTISLNVTNQNKELPYLAQGWIEDANGTKIESPLTVLPPVQRVEAGDKSQVKIQSLPDITKLPQDRESVFYFNLREIPPKSSQPNVLQIALQTRIKLFYRPKALYASRSDLDNPWQEKITLQRVGDSYQIHNPTAYFVTIVDAAKDLKSDTVGNFEPVMISPKGNATLRGSASMLGTSPVLTYINDYGGRPKLTFKCSGTSCIVASSSDN; encoded by the coding sequence ATGAAAATGAACAATATCGCACTTTTTACCACCACAATGACATTAACTGCGGTTCTTTGTAGTGAGGCAAATGCAGCTATCGCTTTAGATAGGACGCGTGTCATTTTTAATGGCAATGAAAAAACGATCAGCCTCAATGTGACCAACCAAAACAAAGAGCTTCCTTACCTTGCTCAAGGTTGGATAGAAGATGCTAACGGCACCAAAATCGAATCCCCACTCACGGTCTTGCCACCAGTACAGCGCGTTGAGGCAGGAGATAAAAGTCAGGTCAAAATTCAATCTCTACCAGACATTACGAAGTTACCACAAGATAGAGAAAGCGTGTTCTATTTTAATTTACGTGAAATACCCCCTAAAAGCAGCCAACCTAATGTCCTGCAAATCGCACTACAAACGCGTATTAAGTTGTTCTATCGCCCAAAAGCACTCTACGCTTCACGCAGTGATCTCGATAACCCATGGCAAGAAAAAATCACTCTACAGCGTGTAGGGGATAGTTACCAAATCCATAATCCAACCGCTTACTTTGTAACGATTGTTGACGCCGCTAAAGATCTGAAGAGTGACACAGTAGGTAATTTTGAGCCCGTAATGATTTCACCGAAGGGGAATGCCACCCTGCGCGGTAGCGCTAGTATGCTAGGAACCTCACCTGTACTGACTTATATCAATGATTATGGGGGTCGACCTAAGCTGACATTCAAATGCAGTGGTACCAGCTGTATCGTTGCCTCTTCTTCAGATAATTAA
- a CDS encoding fimbrial protein, with protein MKKALLFCSTMLCVAPPLLAANSDNWQVEGLHGEIHVRGTLTEAPCTLDMASAWQEVSLGDVPAYRLRKPGNQAEPVLFTLLFRDCIRSQGVLYDQRTDTPTWSEMQPIVTVSFVAPADTYFPEMLAVSGISGLALKVTDQQKNTIRLGSRGRPQFLEFPQGQLTYYVIPVRTPEKLSEGHFRAVMDFRVNYD; from the coding sequence ATGAAAAAGGCTCTCTTATTCTGTAGCACCATGCTCTGTGTAGCTCCGCCACTATTGGCAGCCAATAGTGATAATTGGCAAGTTGAGGGGCTGCATGGCGAAATACATGTGAGAGGTACCTTAACTGAAGCGCCATGCACGTTAGATATGGCTTCTGCATGGCAAGAAGTTTCTCTCGGTGATGTTCCTGCTTATCGTTTACGTAAGCCTGGTAACCAAGCAGAGCCTGTGCTTTTCACTCTACTATTTCGTGATTGTATTCGTTCACAAGGCGTTCTTTATGATCAACGAACCGACACACCGACATGGAGTGAAATGCAACCTATTGTCACTGTGTCATTTGTTGCCCCCGCTGATACGTATTTTCCTGAAATGTTGGCGGTCAGTGGAATAAGTGGATTGGCCTTGAAAGTTACCGATCAACAAAAGAACACTATCCGTTTAGGTAGCCGTGGTCGTCCACAATTTCTGGAATTTCCTCAAGGGCAGTTAACCTATTACGTCATTCCAGTACGTACTCCTGAAAAATTGAGTGAAGGACATTTTAGAGCCGTAATGGACTTTAGGGTGAATTATGATTGA
- a CDS encoding fimbrial protein encodes MIDLNIKPFTLCLCISALFGVSTVYADLPQSRINPTAQVRAIPGIVYVNITGTVIAPPPCIINDGNLIEVNFGEVMSSRIDGTAYKKDVLYTVQCNKMPASAKNAMKMSVQGNKASFDSQSLSTNIDGLGIAIHYNNSKLPVGRTVNFIYPNAPQFAVVPVRDLTANLKGGYFESIATLLIEYQ; translated from the coding sequence ATGATTGATTTAAATATTAAGCCTTTCACATTATGCCTCTGTATCAGTGCGCTTTTTGGGGTATCGACTGTCTATGCAGACTTACCTCAATCTAGGATCAATCCTACCGCTCAAGTACGGGCGATACCCGGTATTGTTTACGTCAACATTACCGGTACAGTGATCGCGCCTCCACCTTGCATTATCAATGATGGCAATCTTATTGAAGTTAATTTTGGCGAAGTCATGAGTTCTCGCATTGATGGTACTGCTTATAAAAAAGACGTCCTGTACACCGTTCAATGTAACAAAATGCCTGCATCAGCAAAAAATGCCATGAAAATGTCAGTACAGGGCAATAAGGCAAGTTTTGATAGCCAATCCCTCTCCACCAACATTGATGGACTTGGCATTGCCATTCATTACAACAATAGCAAGCTACCCGTTGGTCGAACCGTAAATTTTATCTACCCCAATGCACCTCAATTTGCAGTCGTTCCCGTACGTGATCTAACAGCCAACCTAAAAGGTGGTTATTTTGAATCGATCGCTACTTTATTAATTGAGTATCAGTGA
- a CDS encoding fimbrial protein yields the protein MFQLNKQYSLIVGLLLSLVATGTFASNMKLYGILLEPPACTIQDDNVIDVFFGKNVGIHRLDGINYTQDVDYKLVCAQNSKGWVLKLSVSGPQSNFDSAALQTNEKNLAIRITQNGQPFEINKPITITPTTPPAIKAVPIKRPGSTLTEGPFSVTATLLAEYQ from the coding sequence ATGTTTCAGCTGAACAAACAATACAGCCTGATAGTTGGCCTCTTACTGTCGTTAGTCGCCACAGGCACATTTGCTTCAAACATGAAGTTATACGGTATTTTACTTGAGCCACCCGCTTGTACCATCCAAGACGACAATGTCATTGATGTGTTCTTTGGCAAAAATGTCGGTATTCACCGCCTTGATGGCATTAATTACACCCAAGATGTCGACTATAAATTGGTGTGTGCACAGAACTCAAAAGGCTGGGTACTTAAGCTTTCAGTTTCAGGGCCACAAAGCAATTTTGATAGCGCAGCTCTGCAAACTAATGAAAAGAATTTAGCAATCCGCATTACTCAAAACGGTCAGCCTTTTGAGATTAATAAACCCATTACTATCACACCAACAACACCACCAGCAATTAAAGCTGTTCCGATTAAACGGCCAGGCTCTACGCTCACTGAAGGACCATTTTCGGTGACAGCAACACTGTTAGCGGAGTATCAATAA
- a CDS encoding fimbrial protein, translating into MNNSVKTLILMFMLSYIGSASAIPDNLHFHGILVEEPCIIKPGDESVRLDFGNVPDKNLYAYGRTVSEAFTINLSECDTSVGKSVNVTFSGTANMALPGYLALQSSSNASGFAIGIEDADGTFLPVNTQGEKLALQNGTTALKFKAYLKGEPEAISKREIKRGPFNAIATFKLDYE; encoded by the coding sequence ATGAATAACAGCGTAAAGACACTGATATTAATGTTTATGCTCTCTTATATAGGTAGCGCGTCTGCCATACCTGATAACTTACATTTTCATGGCATTTTGGTGGAAGAGCCTTGCATCATCAAGCCGGGTGATGAATCAGTTCGCTTAGATTTCGGTAATGTTCCCGATAAGAACTTATATGCCTACGGCAGAACAGTCAGTGAAGCATTTACGATCAATTTATCTGAATGTGATACCAGTGTAGGTAAATCCGTCAATGTCACCTTTTCTGGCACCGCCAATATGGCTCTACCCGGCTATCTTGCACTGCAATCGAGTAGTAACGCGAGTGGATTTGCAATTGGTATTGAAGATGCAGATGGCACTTTTTTACCCGTCAACACTCAAGGTGAAAAGCTTGCTTTGCAAAATGGTACGACTGCATTGAAATTTAAGGCTTATTTAAAAGGTGAACCTGAAGCGATCAGCAAGAGAGAGATCAAACGAGGCCCTTTTAATGCCATAGCAACATTCAAACTGGACTACGAATAA
- a CDS encoding adhesin, with protein sequence MKWLPYFFTASIAASSFSASAAIFSYITESTGTPANATYTYVIERWDEEDPYTPSPCANWSSCYININHKHNANGQPGRVTQTIANVTGLKTMREVRARVMQSSGFPLSGTALHTGDALSKNQECVGLFYQSINSGLVETSGYLLPGSLCGIAPPPVGACRIVESSININYGDIDEVSLPKARKSTSFHVTCNQEMTVLVIASGADSGKVPLRRDNSLKANLYLNNNIAGQTGVSIYVPKNGTTQVQISSELEVNGRVSAGPFAGAGSVILTIP encoded by the coding sequence ATGAAATGGTTACCTTATTTTTTCACTGCCAGTATAGCAGCTAGCTCATTTTCTGCTTCTGCGGCAATTTTTTCGTATATTACGGAATCGACAGGAACCCCTGCTAACGCAACGTATACCTATGTTATCGAGCGTTGGGATGAAGAAGACCCTTATACTCCTAGCCCATGCGCCAATTGGTCTTCTTGCTATATCAATATTAACCATAAACACAACGCAAACGGTCAGCCAGGCCGAGTCACACAAACAATAGCCAATGTGACAGGCCTAAAAACCATGAGGGAAGTCCGAGCTAGGGTTATGCAATCTAGTGGCTTTCCTTTGAGCGGAACCGCTCTACATACCGGTGATGCTTTATCAAAAAACCAAGAATGCGTGGGACTTTTTTATCAAAGTATCAACTCAGGTTTAGTGGAAACTTCAGGTTATCTTCTACCGGGTTCTCTGTGTGGTATTGCACCACCTCCTGTTGGGGCATGTCGCATCGTTGAGTCAAGTATCAACATTAATTATGGTGATATCGATGAAGTTAGCTTACCTAAAGCCAGAAAGTCCACGTCTTTCCACGTAACCTGTAACCAAGAAATGACAGTATTAGTCATCGCATCAGGGGCTGATAGCGGCAAAGTCCCACTTCGTAGAGATAATAGTTTAAAAGCAAACTTATACCTAAATAATAATATCGCTGGACAAACCGGTGTTTCAATTTATGTGCCGAAGAATGGCACCACTCAGGTTCAGATTAGCTCTGAACTAGAAGTCAATGGGCGTGTTAGCGCAGGGCCATTTGCTGGTGCAGGCTCTGTCATTTTAACCATACCTTAA
- a CDS encoding helix-turn-helix domain-containing protein: MYIQNNSEKMHYLIGQRILRKRKELGYTGSQLATILGVSQQQISRYERGKNKVDLLHLFRISIALKTPMHWFLEDITEQLAQFLDDEPKYQPIANKRYNKMQLQAEATLYSK; this comes from the coding sequence ATGTATATTCAAAATAATAGTGAAAAGATGCATTATCTGATTGGTCAACGGATCCTAAGAAAACGCAAAGAGCTGGGTTACACTGGCTCCCAATTAGCAACCATACTTGGTGTGAGCCAACAACAAATTTCACGTTATGAAAGAGGTAAAAACAAAGTTGATTTACTGCATTTATTTCGTATATCAATTGCCTTAAAAACGCCAATGCATTGGTTCTTAGAAGATATTACAGAGCAACTAGCACAATTTTTAGATGACGAACCAAAGTACCAACCCATTGCAAATAAAAGATACAATAAAATGCAGTTACAAGCAGAGGCGACATTATACTCTAAATAA
- a CDS encoding DUF1992 domain-containing protein yields the protein MSIIDDWAERHIQTALNNGELDNLKGEGHPLLLDDDSQIPAELRASYRLLKNSGYLPAELQYRKDALTLAEMLKSLTEDDPNYSSLSKQLTLLELKLKQANINTDFLHGEYNALIKQRFNPE from the coding sequence ATGTCTATAATCGATGATTGGGCTGAACGCCATATTCAAACAGCTTTAAATAACGGTGAACTCGATAATCTTAAAGGAGAAGGCCATCCTTTATTACTCGATGACGATAGCCAGATCCCAGCTGAATTAAGAGCTAGCTATCGATTACTGAAAAATTCAGGCTATCTTCCCGCTGAGTTGCAATACCGTAAAGATGCATTAACCCTAGCCGAAATGTTAAAAAGCCTCACCGAGGACGATCCAAATTACTCATCTTTATCTAAACAGCTTACTTTATTAGAATTAAAGTTAAAACAGGCGAATATCAATACCGATTTTCTGCATGGCGAATATAACGCGCTTATTAAGCAACGATTTAACCCCGAATAG
- a CDS encoding AraC family transcriptional regulator produces the protein MLLPELHYRQYSEDVISHQHDGQWQIVFALSGAMEINMHRQHFLLGAGSGVVIAPGVKHAFSGQLGNQNYVLEMPTTSQWSVDEKLTQFSLTPAAIGLLNWLQRFPQPPEQNFMLARLLLAQLKPESQWIDTVNQWVDARLHLPISCQDMANAFCMSVSTLQRKFKAETQLTAMQFILQKRMETASRLLMTMASIEQVALSVGYESHSAFSQAFRQFYGKTPMEYRSSIRG, from the coding sequence TTGCTATTACCTGAACTGCACTATCGACAATACTCTGAAGATGTTATTTCTCATCAACATGATGGGCAGTGGCAGATCGTGTTTGCATTATCAGGGGCAATGGAAATCAATATGCATCGGCAGCACTTTTTATTAGGTGCGGGCAGTGGTGTGGTGATTGCCCCAGGTGTGAAGCATGCCTTTAGTGGGCAATTGGGTAATCAAAACTATGTATTAGAAATGCCAACGACCTCACAGTGGAGTGTTGATGAAAAACTGACCCAGTTTTCGTTAACACCCGCAGCAATAGGGTTACTCAATTGGTTGCAACGCTTTCCTCAGCCGCCCGAACAAAACTTCATGTTAGCTCGATTGTTACTTGCCCAATTAAAACCAGAGAGTCAGTGGATTGATACTGTAAATCAATGGGTAGATGCCCGATTACATTTACCGATCAGCTGCCAAGATATGGCAAATGCATTTTGTATGTCAGTGAGTACTTTGCAACGTAAATTTAAGGCAGAAACACAATTAACTGCGATGCAATTTATCTTACAAAAACGAATGGAAACAGCGAGCCGGTTACTGATGACAATGGCATCGATTGAACAAGTTGCACTATCGGTAGGCTATGAGTCTCATTCTGCTTTTAGCCAAGCATTCCGTCAGTTTTATGGTAAAACACCCATGGAGTACCGCTCCTCTATTCGGGGTTAA
- a CDS encoding tRNA-binding protein, protein MQIIEWDDFTRVEMRVGTIIKAEVNSKAKKPAYVMEVDLGEQGIKRSSAQITVNYTPEQLIGKRVLCVCNFEVKRIAGIKSEVLITGAPDEKGAIVLAEFNLPLPNGALLA, encoded by the coding sequence ATGCAAATAATTGAATGGGATGATTTCACTCGTGTAGAAATGCGTGTAGGCACAATCATTAAAGCAGAAGTGAATAGCAAAGCCAAAAAACCTGCTTATGTGATGGAGGTAGATTTAGGCGAACAGGGTATTAAACGCTCAAGTGCACAGATCACCGTGAATTATACCCCAGAGCAGCTGATTGGTAAGCGAGTACTCTGTGTTTGTAACTTCGAAGTTAAGCGGATTGCAGGTATTAAATCAGAGGTATTGATTACAGGTGCACCCGATGAAAAAGGTGCGATTGTGTTAGCCGAATTTAATTTGCCGTTACCTAACGGTGCGCTTCTCGCTTAA
- a CDS encoding NADPH-dependent FMN reductase: protein MSNQYQIGVVVGSLRSDSYNKKVANALIKLFPSHFTFKFIDISELPLYNQDADQHVPTTVAQFKSQISQCDGIIFVTPEYNRSIPGVLKNAIDQGSRPWGDNSWNGKPAGILGVSIGNISTAIAQQHLRNSLAFLNMPTLNQPECFLKWFDGMVDEQNNFAQKSKEFIQTWADAYALFVTKNIAK, encoded by the coding sequence ATGTCAAATCAATATCAAATTGGTGTTGTTGTTGGTAGCTTGCGTTCCGATTCATACAACAAAAAGGTCGCAAATGCTTTGATTAAGCTGTTCCCTAGTCATTTCACGTTTAAGTTCATTGATATTAGTGAGCTTCCTTTATACAACCAAGATGCTGATCAGCATGTGCCTACGACTGTGGCTCAATTTAAATCACAAATCAGCCAATGTGATGGCATTATTTTTGTTACCCCAGAATACAATCGCTCAATCCCTGGCGTGTTGAAAAATGCTATCGACCAAGGCTCCCGCCCGTGGGGTGATAATTCATGGAATGGCAAACCTGCTGGTATACTTGGCGTTTCAATCGGTAACATCAGTACAGCAATTGCACAACAGCACCTGCGCAATAGCTTGGCATTTTTAAATATGCCAACACTCAATCAACCTGAGTGCTTTTTGAAATGGTTTGATGGTATGGTGGATGAGCAAAATAATTTTGCCCAGAAGAGTAAAGAGTTTATCCAGACATGGGCTGATGCCTACGCACTGTTTGTGACAAAAAATATAGCGAAATAA
- the potD gene encoding spermidine/putrescine ABC transporter substrate-binding protein PotD: MKKWSYLLAAGVMAASIGVATAADENKDVLYFYNWTEYVPPGLLEQFTKETGIKVIYSTYESNESMYTKLKTYKEGAYDLVVPSTYFISKMSQEGMLQKIDKDKLSNFKNLDPNLLHKEFDPQNDYSVPYIWGATGIGINGEAVDPATVTSWADFWKPEYKNSLLMMDDAREVFQVALTKLGYSGNTTDPKQIEEAYKELQKLRPNILAFNSDNPATPFIEGEVDVGMLWNGSAFVARQAGLPIEVIWPKEGGIFWMDSLAIPANAKNPEGAHKLINFLLRPEIAAQVAESIGYPTPNLEAKKMLPAEIANDPSLYPSEEVLKKGEWQSDVGNTNILYEEYFQKLKAGR, translated from the coding sequence ATGAAAAAATGGTCCTATTTACTGGCTGCTGGTGTGATGGCTGCAAGTATTGGCGTGGCAACTGCCGCTGACGAAAATAAAGACGTACTGTATTTCTATAACTGGACAGAATATGTTCCCCCCGGTTTATTAGAGCAATTTACTAAAGAGACTGGGATCAAGGTGATTTATTCCACCTATGAATCAAATGAAAGTATGTATACCAAGCTCAAAACCTACAAAGAGGGCGCTTATGACTTGGTGGTACCTTCAACTTATTTTATCTCCAAAATGAGTCAAGAAGGGATGCTGCAAAAGATCGACAAAGACAAATTGAGTAATTTCAAAAATCTCGATCCTAACCTGCTACATAAAGAATTCGATCCACAAAATGATTACTCAGTGCCTTATATTTGGGGAGCGACAGGTATTGGGATTAACGGTGAAGCTGTTGACCCTGCGACTGTCACTTCTTGGGCCGATTTCTGGAAGCCTGAATACAAAAATAGTTTACTGATGATGGATGATGCACGTGAAGTATTCCAAGTTGCTCTAACTAAACTAGGCTATTCAGGGAATACCACCGACCCGAAACAAATAGAAGAAGCCTATAAAGAGCTACAGAAACTACGCCCTAATATCTTAGCTTTTAATTCTGATAATCCAGCAACTCCATTTATTGAAGGGGAAGTCGATGTTGGCATGCTTTGGAACGGTTCGGCGTTTGTTGCTCGCCAAGCAGGCTTACCGATTGAAGTGATATGGCCAAAAGAAGGCGGTATTTTCTGGATGGATAGTTTAGCCATTCCTGCGAATGCGAAGAATCCTGAAGGGGCTCATAAGCTAATTAATTTCTTATTACGTCCTGAAATTGCAGCTCAGGTCGCTGAGTCCATTGGCTATCCAACACCAAATCTTGAAGCGAAGAAAATGCTGCCAGCAGAAATTGCTAACGATCCATCACTCTATCCAAGTGAAGAAGTACTGAAAAAAGGTGAGTGGCAAAGTGACGTTGGTAATACCAATATTTTGTATGAAGAGTATTTCCAAAAGCTAAAAGCTGGCCGCTAA
- the potC gene encoding spermidine/putrescine ABC transporter permease PotC, which produces MIGRTLRGGFMAIIYAYLYIPIIILIVNSFNESRFGINWQGFSTKWYELLMNNDSLLQAAGHSITMAVLSATFATIIGTLTAVALFRYRFRGKPFVGGMLFVVMMSPDIVMAISLLVLFMILGVSLGFWSLLFSHITFCLPFVVVTVYARLKDFDVKMLEAARDLGAGEFTILRKIILPLALPAVVAGWLLSFTLSMDDVVVSSFVTGPSYEILPLKIYSMVKVGVSPEVNALATVLLLMSLILVCLSQWVMRDKLSKQSQ; this is translated from the coding sequence ATGATCGGTCGCACGCTACGAGGTGGCTTTATGGCCATCATCTACGCTTATCTTTATATACCCATTATCATTTTGATTGTTAACTCTTTCAATGAATCACGTTTTGGGATTAATTGGCAGGGCTTTTCGACGAAATGGTACGAACTGTTAATGAATAATGACAGCCTGCTGCAAGCGGCTGGGCATTCCATAACGATGGCGGTATTATCGGCAACCTTTGCAACCATTATCGGCACATTAACCGCTGTTGCGTTATTTCGTTACCGCTTTAGAGGTAAGCCATTTGTTGGTGGAATGTTGTTTGTGGTGATGATGTCGCCTGATATTGTGATGGCAATTTCTTTGCTTGTACTTTTTATGATCTTAGGTGTTTCCCTAGGTTTTTGGTCACTATTATTTTCGCACATCACTTTCTGCTTACCTTTTGTTGTCGTAACGGTATACGCAAGATTGAAAGATTTTGATGTGAAAATGTTGGAAGCTGCTCGTGATTTAGGTGCTGGTGAATTTACGATTTTGCGTAAAATTATCTTACCTCTTGCATTACCAGCGGTGGTTGCAGGTTGGCTACTAAGCTTTACTTTATCAATGGATGATGTGGTTGTTTCATCATTTGTGACTGGGCCAAGCTACGAAATCCTACCATTGAAAATTTACTCGATGGTCAAAGTTGGGGTTTCCCCAGAAGTTAACGCACTGGCTACCGTGTTATTATTAATGTCGCTGATTTTAGTTTGCTTGAGCCAATGGGTGATGCGAGATAAGCTGTCCAAGCAATCACAATAG
- the potB gene encoding spermidine/putrescine ABC transporter permease PotB, whose product MIKRKHKILQNVIITGVVAWLVLFVFLPNIMIIGASFLTRSDTDLVDMIFTWDNYIRLSDPMYAEVMLHSLNMALIATFFCLIIGYPFAFILAKLPKRLQPLMLFLLIVPFWTNSLIRIYGLKVFLSTKGYLNDFLLWIGIIDKPMRLMYTPEAVILGLIYILLPFMVMPLYSSIEKLDKSYLEAARDLGASKFQTFVKIIIPLTMPGIIAGCLLVLLPAMGLFYVADLMGGAKNLLIGNVIKSQFLNIRDWPFGAATSIFLTVMMGLLLYVYYRAAKLLNKKAYEE is encoded by the coding sequence ATGATCAAGCGTAAACACAAGATCCTGCAAAATGTGATTATCACAGGAGTCGTTGCTTGGTTAGTGTTGTTTGTATTTTTACCAAACATCATGATCATTGGTGCTAGCTTTTTGACTCGTAGTGATACAGACCTTGTTGATATGATTTTTACATGGGATAACTACATTCGTTTGTCTGATCCCATGTACGCTGAAGTTATGCTTCATTCGCTAAATATGGCGTTGATAGCCACTTTTTTCTGTTTGATTATCGGCTATCCTTTTGCGTTTATATTGGCAAAATTACCGAAACGCCTCCAACCTTTAATGCTGTTTTTATTGATAGTGCCATTTTGGACTAACTCATTAATCCGTATCTATGGATTAAAAGTTTTTTTAAGTACTAAAGGGTATTTAAATGATTTTTTGCTATGGATTGGCATTATCGATAAACCTATGAGGCTGATGTATACACCAGAGGCTGTCATATTAGGGTTAATCTATATACTGCTACCATTTATGGTAATGCCGCTCTATTCCAGTATTGAAAAACTGGATAAATCTTACTTAGAAGCAGCAAGAGATCTTGGCGCGAGCAAGTTCCAGACATTTGTGAAAATCATTATTCCGTTAACTATGCCAGGGATTATCGCAGGTTGTTTATTGGTTTTATTACCTGCAATGGGGCTGTTTTATGTGGCGGATTTGATGGGGGGAGCAAAAAACCTCTTGATAGGTAACGTTATTAAGAGTCAGTTCCTGAATATTCGCGATTGGCCGTTTGGTGCAGCAACGAGCATCTTCTTGACAGTGATGATGGGGCTATTGCTATATGTGTATTACCGAGCTGCTAAGCTACTGAATAAAAAGGCATATGAAGAATGA
- the potA gene encoding spermidine/putrescine ABC transporter ATP-binding protein PotA, whose protein sequence is MTETTSLTPLVELKALNKAFDGKQIISELDLTIQNGEFLTILGPSGCGKTTVLRLIAGLEDVDDGKIILDGQDITDIPAEHRFVNTVFQSYALFPHMTVFENVAFGLRMQKNPADEIQKRVDQVLRMVQLDDFAQRRPAQLSGGQQQRVAIARAVVNRPKVLLLDESLSALDYKLRKQMQNELKALQRKLGITFIFVTHDQEEALAMSDRIIVMREGKIEQDGSPREIYEEPKNLFVAQFIGEINIFDAKVLYRIDEQRIRASVEGHECDIFTALPVEEGQSVHVLLRPEDLRVEEVNDTENYPGLIGYVRERNYKGMTLDSVVEMEDGKIIMVSEFFNEDDPDVDHSLNQKVAVTWVESWEVVLDDQA, encoded by the coding sequence ATGACTGAGACAACCTCTCTGACACCACTCGTTGAATTAAAAGCATTAAATAAAGCTTTTGATGGCAAACAAATTATTTCTGAGCTTGACTTAACCATCCAAAATGGTGAGTTTCTAACCATTTTGGGGCCTTCTGGCTGCGGCAAAACAACGGTTCTGCGTTTAATTGCTGGCTTAGAAGATGTTGATGACGGCAAAATTATTCTTGATGGTCAGGATATTACTGATATCCCTGCCGAGCATCGCTTTGTGAATACGGTATTCCAAAGTTATGCACTTTTCCCGCATATGACTGTTTTTGAAAATGTCGCTTTTGGCTTGCGAATGCAAAAAAACCCTGCTGATGAAATTCAAAAAAGAGTTGACCAAGTATTGCGCATGGTACAGCTTGATGATTTCGCGCAACGCAGACCCGCTCAACTATCTGGTGGGCAACAGCAACGTGTTGCGATAGCGCGAGCGGTGGTGAATCGCCCAAAAGTGTTGCTTCTGGATGAGTCGTTATCCGCCCTTGATTATAAGCTGCGTAAACAGATGCAGAACGAATTAAAAGCGCTACAACGCAAGTTAGGTATCACTTTTATTTTTGTTACGCATGATCAAGAAGAAGCGCTTGCCATGTCAGATCGCATTATCGTAATGCGAGAAGGTAAAATTGAGCAAGATGGTTCTCCTCGTGAAATTTATGAGGAGCCAAAAAACCTGTTTGTGGCTCAATTTATTGGTGAAATCAATATTTTTGATGCAAAAGTACTTTATCGTATTGATGAACAAAGGATCCGTGCCAGTGTAGAAGGTCATGAATGCGATATTTTCACTGCACTTCCTGTAGAAGAAGGCCAATCGGTTCATGTGTTACTACGTCCTGAAGATCTTCGAGTAGAAGAAGTCAACGATACAGAAAACTATCCAGGGTTGATTGGTTATGTTCGCGAGCGTAACTATAAAGGGATGACGTTGGATTCTGTTGTTGAGATGGAAGATGGCAAAATCATTATGGTCAGTGAATTCTTCAATGAAGATGATCCTGATGTTGATCACTCCTTAAACCAAAAAGTTGCTGTAACTTGGGTTGAAAGTTGGGAGGTAGTACTGGATGATCAAGCGTAA